In Onychomys torridus chromosome 15, mOncTor1.1, whole genome shotgun sequence, the following proteins share a genomic window:
- the Nsun2 gene encoding RNA cytosine C(5)-methyltransferase NSUN2 translates to MGRRARGRRLQAQPEGAEDGTEGGRKRGQADWEGGYPEIIKENKLFEHYYQELKIVPEGEWDQFMGSLREPLPATLRITGYKSHAKEILHCLKNKYFKELEDLEVDGQKVEVPQPLSWYPEELAWHTNLSRKILRKSPLLAKFHQFLVSETECGNISRQEAVSMIPPLLLGVEPHHKILDMCAAPGSKTTQLIEMLHADMSVPFPEGFVIANDVDNKRCYLLVHQAKRLSSPCIMVVNHDASSIPRLTVDVDGRKEILFYDRILCDVPCSGDGTMRKNIDVWKKWTTLNSLQLHGLQLRIATRGAEQLAEGGRMVYSTCSLNPVEDEAVIAALLEKSEGALELADVSAELPGLKWMPGVSQWKVMTRDGQWFAGWEEVPQGRHTQIRPTMFPPKDLERLQEMHLERCLRILPHHQNTGGFFVAVLVKKASMPWNKRQPKVQSKSSEPRENIASSPVGATEKNPGDLPELDGHVIIGAGDSEVTHTTENKESSEKKDGVCGPPPSKKMKLFGFKEDPFVFIPEDDPLFPPIEKFYALDPSFPRMNLLTRTTEGKKRQLYMVSKELRNVLLNNSEKMKVINTGIKVWCRNNSGEEFDCAFRLAQEGIYTLYPFINSRIVTVSMEDVKTLLTQENPFFRKLSSEAYSQVKDLAKGSVVLKYEPDSANPDALQCPIVLCGWRGKASIRTFVPKNERLHYLRMMGLEVLGEKKKDGVILTNESVASPEQPENDEDAEQTAQEATLTSCDPAATEPSR, encoded by the exons ATGGGGCGGCGGGCGAGGGGCCGGCGGCTGCAGGCGCAGCCCGAAGGCGCGGAGGACGGCACCGAGGGCGGCAGGAAGCGCGGCCAGGCG GACTGGGAAGGTGGCTATCCCGAGATCATCAAGGAGAACAAGCTCTTCGAGCACTACTATCAGGAGCTCAAGATCGTGCCCGAGGGAGAGTGGGACCAGTTCATGGGCTCTCTCCGGGAGCCCCTCCCGGCCACGCTGAGAATCACTGGTTACAAAAG CCACGCCAAAGAGATTCTCCATTGCTTGAAGAACAAGTATTTTAAGGAGTTGGAAGACCTGGAGGTAGATGGACAGAAAGTTGAAGTTCCACAGCCACTAAGCTG GTACCCTGAAGAACTTGCCTGGCATACAAATTTAAGTCGAAAAATCTTGAGAAAGTCCCCACTGTTGGCAAAGTTTCATCAGTTCCTGGTTAGCGAGACTGAGTGT GGTAACATCAGCCGGCAGGAGGCAGTCAGCATGATCCCCCCACTGCTGCTCGGCGTGGAGCCACATCATAAG aTCTTAGACATGTGTGCGGCCCCTGGATCAAAGACCACACAGTTAATTGAAATGTTGCATGCAGACATGAGTGTCCCCTTTCCAG AGGGATTTGTTATCGCAAATGACGTGGACAACAAGCGCTGCTATCTGCTCGTTCACCAGGCCAAAAGGCTGAGCAGTCCCTGCATCATGGTGGTAAATCATGATGCATCCAGCATCCCTAGACTCACAGTGGATGTGGACGGAAGGAAAGAGATTCTCTTCTATGATCGAATTTTATGTGATGTTCCTTGCAG TGGTGATGGCACGATGAGGAAAAACATTGATGTCTGGAAGAAATGGACCACCTTAAACAGCTTGCAGCTCCATGG CCTGCAGCTCCGGATTGCGACTCGAGGTGCTGAACAGCTGGCAGAAGGGGGCAGGATGGTGTACTCCACGTGTTCCTTGAACCCTGTCGAGGATGAGGCGGTGATCGCTGCTCTGCTGGAGAAGAGTGAAG GTGCTCTTGAGCTTGCTGACGTATCTGCTGAGTTGCCAGGACTGAAGTGGATGCCTGGAGTCTCCCAGTGGAAG GTCATGACTAGAGATGGGCAGTGGTTTGCAGGCTGGGAGGAGGTTCCCCAGGGCAGGCATACACAGATTCGACCTACTATGTTCCCACCAAAAGACCTGGAAAGACTACAAGAGATGCATCTAGAGCGATG CCTTCGAATACTACCACATCATCAGAATACTGGAGGGTTCTTTGTGGCAGTATTGGTCAAAAAAGCATCAATGCCATGGAATAAACGTCAGCCAAAG GTACAGAGTAAATCTTCAGAGCCCAGGGAGAACATAGCATCCAGCCCTGTGGGTGCCACAGAGAAGAATCCTGGTGACCTCCCTGAGCTGGATGGTCACGTGATCATTGGAGCTGGTGACTCAGAAGTCACACACACCACCGAGAACAAAGAGAGCAGTGAAAAGAAAGATGGCGTTTGTGG CCCTCCtccatcaaagaaaatgaagttgtttggatttaaagaagaTCCGTTTGTGTTCATTCCTGAAGATGATCCTTTGTTCCCGCCTATTGA GAAGTTCTATGCCTTGGATCCTTCGTTCCCGAGGATGAACTTGTTGACTCGAACTACAGAAGGGAAGAAGCGGCAGCTCTACATGGTCTCCAAGGAGCTTAGGAACGTGCTGCTGAACAATAGCGAGAAGATGAAG GTCATTAACACCGGGATAAAAGTCTGGTGTCGAAATAACAGTGGCGAAGAGTTTGACTGTGCCTTCCGTTTGGCACAGGAG GGGATATATACGTTGTATCCATTTATTAATTCAAGAATTGTTACTGTGTCAATGGAAGATGTGAAGACACTGTTGACCCAAGAGAACCCATTCTTCAGAAAACTCAGCAGTGAGGCCTACAGTCAAGTCAAGGACTTGG cAAAGGGGAGTGTTGTGCTGAAGTATGAACCGGATTCTGC GAATCCAGATGCCCTCCAGTGCCCCATTGTGCTGTGTGGGTGGCGGGGAAAGGCTTCTATTCGAACTTTTGTACCCAAGAATGAGAGGCTTCATTATCTCAGGATGATGGGCCTTGAGGTgttgggagaaaagaagaaagatggggtCATTCTTACCAACGAGAGTGTAGCCAGTCCAGAGCAGCCCGAAAATGATGAGGATGCCGAGCAGACAGCACAAGAGGCCACCCTCACCAGCTGTGACCCAGCTGCAACTGAGCCATCCCGGTGA